One Betaproteobacteria bacterium genomic window carries:
- the lnt gene encoding apolipoprotein N-acyltransferase: MLTFLRLFLAPFALGATAVLGFAPFQFYCIPPVTLAALLLISLRCHTFRAAAAVGFAFGAGLFLAGVSWVYVSLHVYGGMAMPVAAFFTLLFCLILACYPALVCAILLRPRANTPVRLMLLFPALWAAAEWVRSWMFSGFPWLAIGYSQVPSSPLAGYAPLLGVYGVSLITAAVAGAAASAIDGFFRRRSASEPGKQSSGFIAGICVAGIFVIAGGALKTHQWTQPVPGEPTSVTLLQGDIPQELKWRPERALTTLETYLELARSAPGKLIVLPETALPMLNVDIPPDYLKALADRAVRNSGDMLYGVPELDPSGNYYNSVMSIGTGPAQTYRKHHLVPFGDYFPLRPVLGWIMNLLHIPMSDFSPGAQVQKPMQVAGQKVAVNICYEDAFGEEIIRQLPEATMLANFTNDAWWGDTIASRQHLQIAQMRALETGRPMLRATNTGVTAIIDPRGRIVASAPEFTTTTVSGEVRGYQGSTPYIVFGNAGFLLLALAMLLIPPIAARVVRAR; this comes from the coding sequence CTGTTGACTTTCCTTCGCCTTTTCCTCGCGCCCTTCGCGCTCGGCGCGACGGCCGTACTCGGCTTCGCGCCCTTTCAGTTCTACTGCATCCCTCCCGTCACGCTGGCGGCGCTGCTGTTGATCTCGCTGCGATGCCATACGTTCAGAGCGGCTGCAGCGGTCGGCTTCGCTTTCGGCGCGGGACTGTTTCTCGCGGGCGTGAGCTGGGTTTACGTAAGCCTGCATGTTTACGGCGGCATGGCGATGCCCGTCGCGGCATTTTTCACCCTGCTGTTCTGTCTTATCCTGGCATGTTATCCGGCGCTGGTCTGCGCAATCCTGCTGCGCCCGCGCGCGAACACGCCGGTCAGGTTGATGCTGCTGTTTCCCGCGCTGTGGGCCGCTGCGGAATGGGTGCGCAGCTGGATGTTTTCCGGCTTTCCGTGGCTCGCCATCGGCTACTCGCAGGTTCCCTCGAGCCCGCTCGCGGGCTATGCGCCCTTGCTGGGCGTCTACGGCGTATCCCTGATCACCGCGGCGGTTGCCGGTGCCGCAGCCAGCGCCATCGATGGCTTCTTCCGTCGTCGCTCTGCGTCAGAACCGGGCAAGCAGTCTTCCGGTTTTATTGCGGGCATTTGCGTTGCCGGCATATTCGTAATCGCGGGCGGCGCTCTGAAGACCCATCAATGGACACAACCCGTGCCAGGCGAGCCGACCAGCGTGACTCTGCTGCAGGGAGATATTCCACAGGAATTGAAATGGCGGCCCGAGCGCGCACTGACCACGCTGGAAACCTATCTGGAACTTGCGCGCTCCGCACCCGGCAAACTGATCGTGTTGCCTGAAACCGCGCTGCCGATGCTCAATGTCGACATTCCGCCCGACTATTTGAAGGCGCTCGCCGACCGGGCCGTCCGGAACAGCGGAGACATGTTGTACGGCGTTCCGGAACTCGACCCGTCCGGAAACTATTACAACAGCGTCATGAGCATCGGGACAGGACCGGCGCAGACCTACCGCAAGCACCACCTGGTTCCGTTCGGCGACTATTTTCCGCTGCGGCCGGTCCTCGGCTGGATCATGAATCTGCTGCACATCCCGATGTCGGATTTTTCGCCCGGGGCGCAAGTGCAGAAACCGATGCAGGTGGCCGGGCAGAAAGTCGCGGTAAACATCTGCTACGAAGACGCGTTCGGTGAGGAAATCATCCGTCAGTTGCCGGAAGCCACGATGCTGGCGAACTTCACCAACGACGCCTGGTGGGGCGATACGATAGCGTCGCGGCAGCACCTGCAGATCGCGCAGATGCGGGCGCTGGAAACCGGCCGTCCGATGCTGCGCGCGACCAACACCGGCGTAACGGCGATCATCGATCCTCGTGGGCGGATTGTCGCCTCCGCTCCCGAATTCACCACGACGACGGTCAGTGGCGAAGTGCGTGGCTATCAGGGCAGCACGCCTTACATCGTATTCGGCAATGCCGGGTTCCTCTTGCTGGCGCTGGCAATGCTCCTGATCCCGCCGATCGCCGCCCGGGTTGTGCGCGCCCGCTGA
- a CDS encoding CBS domain-containing protein encodes MEDEPHKPSLLERLGALLMREPEDREQLIELLQRSYERNLLDADALAMIEGVMQVSEMQARDIMIPRAQMDVIDIGNTPEKFIPWVIETGHSRFPVIGENKDDVIGILLAKDLLSYYAGEEFNVRDRLRPAVFIPESKRLNVLLKDFRSNHNHIAIVVDEYGGVAGLVTIEDVLEQIVGEIEDEFDFDETEANIILDRNGQFRVKAQTEIDDFNRTFGTDFSDEDFDTVGGLVLSHLGRLPKRGEQFRIGDLNIKVVRADSRRLHALLVEKVRTESAA; translated from the coding sequence ATGGAAGACGAACCGCATAAACCATCACTGCTCGAACGGCTGGGCGCGCTGCTGATGCGCGAGCCGGAAGATCGCGAGCAACTGATCGAGTTACTGCAGCGTTCCTACGAACGCAATCTGCTGGATGCCGACGCGCTGGCAATGATCGAAGGCGTCATGCAGGTTTCCGAGATGCAGGCGCGCGACATCATGATTCCGCGCGCGCAGATGGATGTGATCGACATCGGCAACACGCCGGAAAAATTCATTCCGTGGGTCATCGAAACCGGCCATTCGCGTTTCCCCGTCATCGGCGAAAACAAGGATGACGTCATCGGCATTCTGCTCGCCAAGGATTTGCTGAGCTATTACGCGGGCGAAGAATTCAATGTGCGGGACAGGCTGCGGCCGGCGGTGTTCATCCCCGAGTCGAAGCGTCTGAACGTCCTGCTCAAGGATTTCCGCAGCAACCACAACCACATTGCGATCGTGGTGGACGAATATGGCGGCGTCGCCGGCCTGGTCACGATCGAGGACGTGCTCGAGCAGATCGTCGGCGAAATCGAGGACGAATTCGACTTCGACGAGACCGAGGCGAATATCATCCTCGACCGCAACGGCCAGTTCCGCGTCAAGGCACAAACGGAGATCGACGACTTCAACAGGACCTTCGGCACCGATTTCAGCGACGAGGATTTCGATACCGTCGGCGGGCTGGTGCTTTCCCACCTCGGCAGGCTGCCCAAGCGCGGCGAACAGTTCCGCATCGGCGACCTGAACATCAAAGTCGTGCGCGCCGACAGCCGCAGGTTGCACGCGCTGCTGGTCGAGAAAGTCAGGACGGAGAGTGCGGCCTGA
- a CDS encoding PhoH family protein: MRLNPLELSFTPVDNQRLANLCGALDENLKQIESALDVSIARRGEHFSISGAPDPAQLAAEALQRFYQQAGRNVSLEEIQLGLIEISGAAARASGNDALVLQTRRRDLHGRTPRQVQYIRQIREHDITFGIGPAGTGKTYLAVACAVDAFERDAVKRIVLVRPAVEAGERLGFLPGDLAQKVDPYLRPLYDALYDLMGFEKVGKLFERGAIEIAPLAFMRGRTLNHSFVILDEAQNTTPEQMKMFLTRIGFGSRAVVTGDVTQIDLAKSQKSGLVEAAMILGEVRGIAFTQFLADDVVRHPLVQRIVQAYEQHQIRQAD, translated from the coding sequence ATCCGTTTGAATCCCCTGGAACTTTCTTTTACTCCGGTCGACAACCAGCGCCTCGCCAATTTGTGCGGCGCCTTGGACGAAAACCTCAAGCAGATAGAGAGCGCATTGGACGTATCGATTGCGCGACGGGGCGAACATTTCAGTATTTCCGGCGCGCCGGATCCGGCACAGCTGGCGGCTGAAGCATTGCAGCGCTTCTATCAACAAGCCGGCCGCAACGTGAGCCTGGAGGAAATCCAGCTCGGATTGATTGAAATCTCCGGCGCCGCCGCCCGGGCTTCTGGCAACGACGCACTGGTGCTGCAAACACGGCGTCGCGATCTGCATGGCCGCACACCGCGACAGGTGCAGTACATCCGGCAGATCCGGGAACACGACATTACCTTCGGCATCGGCCCGGCGGGCACCGGCAAGACTTACCTCGCCGTCGCCTGTGCCGTCGATGCTTTCGAACGCGACGCGGTGAAACGCATCGTGCTCGTGCGTCCGGCAGTCGAAGCCGGTGAGCGGCTCGGGTTTCTGCCGGGGGATCTGGCGCAGAAAGTCGACCCTTACCTGCGACCGCTCTACGACGCGCTCTACGACCTGATGGGCTTCGAGAAAGTCGGCAAACTGTTCGAGCGCGGCGCGATCGAAATTGCGCCTCTGGCGTTCATGCGCGGCCGCACGCTGAACCATTCCTTCGTCATTCTCGACGAGGCGCAGAACACCACGCCCGAACAGATGAAGATGTTTCTTACGCGCATAGGCTTCGGCAGCCGGGCAGTCGTGACCGGCGACGTGACCCAGATCGATCTGGCGAAAAGCCAGAAAAGCGGCCTGGTGGAAGCCGCCATGATCCTCGGAGAGGTACGCGGCATCGCCTTCACCCAGTTTCTTGCCGACGATGTAGTCCGTCACCCGCTGGTCCAGCGCATCGTCCAGGCCTATGAACAGCACCAAATCCGTCAGGCAGATTGA
- the ybeY gene encoding rRNA maturation RNase YbeY: MSKPPPVLTLSVQYGIANDRLPSRQRLRSWAKAALLTGAEITLRLVGGREGRALNRDFRGKDYATNVLTFAYPDIEPLSGDIVLCAPVIAKEARAQHKPIEAHYAHLVVHGMLHLQGYDHENNDDARVMETREAEIVAKLGYADPYKT; encoded by the coding sequence GTGAGCAAGCCGCCGCCCGTACTCACCCTTTCGGTTCAGTATGGAATTGCGAACGACCGCCTGCCGTCGCGGCAGCGGTTAAGGTCCTGGGCGAAAGCGGCCTTGCTGACCGGCGCGGAAATCACGCTCAGGCTGGTCGGCGGCAGGGAAGGCCGGGCCCTTAATCGCGATTTTCGCGGCAAGGATTATGCAACCAACGTTTTGACGTTCGCCTACCCCGACATCGAGCCGCTGTCCGGCGACATCGTTCTGTGCGCACCGGTGATCGCGAAAGAGGCGCGCGCGCAGCACAAGCCGATCGAAGCCCACTACGCGCATCTGGTCGTGCACGGCATGCTGCATCTGCAGGGATACGACCACGAAAACAACGACGATGCCAGGGTGATGGAAACGCGGGAGGCAGAAATTGTCGCAAAGCTCGGGTATGCTGATCCCTACAAGACTTGA